TTTAGGCGTAAAGCGCTATGCAGGTCAATTGATCAATGCTGGCACTATTATTATTCGTCAACGTGGTAGTGAGTTCCATCCTGGCGACAATGTCGGTATGGGGCGTGACTTCACATTGTTTGCTCTGCAAACAGGCGTAGTAAAGTTCGAAAAGAAGGGTCCTAAAAACCGTCGACACGTTAGTGTTGTTGCTGCGTAATTTGGACTCCGTAGCACATTAGTGCTGC
This sequence is a window from Arenicella xantha. Protein-coding genes within it:
- the rpmA gene encoding 50S ribosomal protein L27 codes for the protein MAHKKAGGSSRNGRDSNSKRLGVKRYAGQLINAGTIIIRQRGSEFHPGDNVGMGRDFTLFALQTGVVKFEKKGPKNRRHVSVVAA